In Tolypothrix sp. NIES-4075, the following proteins share a genomic window:
- the cbiQ gene encoding cobalt ECF transporter T component CbiQ, whose amino-acid sequence MLLHIGAIALDVNSKQVTPWHKLAPRTRILCTLLLVFAIALTPNGHWWTWAIYGLAVASVLLLSKVTFSVLLKRLAVELGFVGVVLLGTLFRGGGTVLWAWGPLQITTVGLTVLGSVTTKALLSLLMLNLLTLTTSVSALLNALIELRTPPLLVAILASMYRYISVLIGEFNIMRRAAASRNLMNSNRSIRLVVGNMIGGLFIRTYERGNRVHQAMLSRGYQGVLPIEKLPQPGRNDAIALTLTLILALLGQAVYFIL is encoded by the coding sequence ATGCTGCTGCATATTGGTGCGATCGCGCTTGATGTTAATAGTAAACAGGTTACTCCCTGGCACAAACTCGCTCCCCGCACCCGGATACTATGTACATTGCTGCTTGTGTTTGCAATTGCCCTGACACCAAATGGACATTGGTGGACTTGGGCAATTTATGGCTTGGCTGTGGCAAGCGTTTTATTACTCAGTAAAGTCACCTTCAGCGTGCTACTAAAACGTTTAGCGGTTGAGTTGGGTTTTGTCGGTGTTGTGCTTTTGGGTACTTTGTTCCGAGGTGGTGGTACAGTGCTTTGGGCTTGGGGTCCGCTGCAAATTACTACAGTCGGGCTAACTGTCTTAGGTAGTGTCACTACTAAGGCGTTGCTATCTTTACTGATGTTGAATTTGTTAACTTTAACAACTTCGGTATCGGCGTTGCTTAATGCTTTAATCGAACTGCGAACCCCACCTTTGTTAGTCGCAATTTTGGCTTCAATGTATCGCTATATTAGTGTGTTGATCGGTGAGTTTAACATCATGCGACGGGCAGCAGCATCGCGCAACTTGATGAACAGCAATCGTAGTATCCGCTTGGTAGTTGGCAATATGATCGGAGGGTTGTTTATCCGCACTTACGAGCGAGGAAACCGCGTTCATCAAGCGATGCTGTCGCGGGGTTATCAAGGAGTATTACCGATAGAAAAATTACCACAACCAGGACGAAATGATGCGATCGCTTTAACTTTGACGCTCATTTTAGCACTACTTGGACAAGCTGTTTATTTTATTTTGTAA
- a CDS encoding energy-coupling factor ABC transporter ATP-binding protein, producing MHHNPIRIKNLSYTYPDGTQALKKINLSIEAGERVALIGANGSGKSTLQFHLNGITLPQEGEVIIGEWLVIPENLREIRNFVGLVFQNPDNQLFMPTVWEDVAFGPMNLGLRDEELKNRVLQAMAAVDIDPEWFGQRNTDNLSGGEKKRIAIAGVLAMNPQVLVLDEPSAQLDPRSRRQLIDLLKTLPFTQLIATHDLDLALELCSRTVVLSQGQIVFDGETEQVMNDSEFLLAHALEPPLSYSRPYCLIKDAPMKVSC from the coding sequence ATGCATCATAATCCCATAAGAATCAAAAATCTTAGCTATACCTACCCTGATGGAACTCAGGCTTTAAAAAAAATTAATCTATCTATCGAAGCAGGGGAACGGGTAGCATTAATTGGGGCAAATGGTTCAGGTAAATCTACGTTGCAGTTTCACTTAAATGGAATTACCTTACCTCAAGAAGGAGAAGTAATTATTGGTGAATGGTTAGTAATTCCTGAGAATTTACGAGAAATTCGTAATTTTGTCGGATTGGTTTTTCAAAATCCAGATAATCAGCTATTTATGCCCACAGTATGGGAAGATGTTGCTTTTGGTCCGATGAATTTGGGTTTGCGAGACGAAGAACTGAAAAATCGGGTTCTTCAAGCTATGGCTGCGGTTGATATCGATCCAGAATGGTTTGGGCAACGCAATACTGATAATTTATCTGGAGGAGAAAAAAAACGGATTGCGATCGCAGGGGTTTTAGCGATGAATCCGCAGGTTTTGGTATTGGATGAACCTTCTGCTCAATTAGACCCGCGATCGCGTCGTCAGTTAATTGATTTGTTAAAAACTTTGCCTTTTACTCAACTAATTGCTACCCACGATTTAGATTTGGCTTTGGAACTTTGTTCCCGCACTGTTGTATTGAGTCAAGGGCAAATTGTTTTCGATGGTGAGACTGAGCAAGTAATGAACGATTCAGAATTTTTGCTAGCTCACGCTTTAGAACCTCCACTCAGCTACAGTCGTCCTTATTGTTTAATTAAAGATGCCCCTATGAAAGTTAGTTGTTAA
- a CDS encoding copper resistance protein gives MSDLKKRKLVSVGVVAHGRIAIGVSAHGIVAIGISAHGFITAGIVSMGVFSLGIVSMGLVSVGVVTMGLTSAGIQRMDLAPHKANQSGENEMPGMHMNH, from the coding sequence ATGTCAGACTTAAAAAAACGAAAGTTAGTATCTGTTGGGGTAGTCGCTCATGGACGTATTGCAATTGGAGTATCCGCTCATGGTATCGTTGCAATCGGAATATCGGCGCATGGTTTTATTACTGCTGGGATAGTCAGTATGGGTGTTTTCTCGCTCGGTATTGTGTCGATGGGGTTGGTAAGTGTGGGAGTCGTGACAATGGGGTTAACAAGCGCAGGAATCCAAAGAATGGATTTAGCACCTCATAAAGCAAATCAATCCGGAGAAAATGAAATGCCCGGTATGCATATGAACCATTAA